A genomic stretch from Seriola aureovittata isolate HTS-2021-v1 ecotype China chromosome 13, ASM2101889v1, whole genome shotgun sequence includes:
- the alms1 gene encoding platelet binding protein GspB isoform X4 gives MPPHCRVVASPQLPADEDGIQSVGQSSINQLGPQSHRSASRDQRQSKLSRNDSELQQLERHSLEMQFQDSNLSPALLLLPVNAGMEHNFTEYSLFQQSDNEFAPLRAYPDISMATDRFHFPLQDATTQASECGSLSQHPLAQATILSEEGASRCSLSQHSLSPGDEGRREEIVHSRLIATTDRQDGPSRDDASSKEKVSVTLTNTLDKLVGKAVEDETFFLNKDIPAQQLLEILQKDVGMPSSSSSAVSSASETSVKSIASFSKNSKSSKVCKPGIDQSMVRREGPPGEASLPQQQTKQPDRVTNPDQSRTLSSEVCNITVGSRSTQPDNSSEVLHRELLSEVERRSSHEAESKNQQWKGPSPGQCLTPYPTETSESKPSVTRTNLGGMPWTGPFSAGVERVQREQDLWSSGNQTGIDGSYLGFLPQSQSTPGVFKAPSKSNVKATFGQLSAIESSKENSYQSSTGIPSHPAVPEADVHCPDTANQCQEEHTSAKVQSLPSLNYLQKVDAWRANQSSGKTSLFDSLALQGFSGISPKKKAYDAVSDTLNRILSQQARNLQQPPVSSASNQNVIQSSSTAPSGSSSQRRGEAVGSAPSDKDNTGSAARPSASPFGRSQSHSSLSTVVMSVQKDQQTRPAEKEKSQTQDDVHHQPSTTAQPLPLISLGQFSDVSVDRDFTLSSSQDSYNSGIKLGASIGASSVTSLEVDNYAPYWTSKLSTPPPLPRPRELNIEERIPLYLHNLGIDQSPSTILTPFAPRGPIREPEFSPTDLFTIKGSIGTSTKSTQPSEGGSPHKGEFSRSSILSVDSTGSIPFSLDSLAPAVSIPEHTKRASPSTSSDTEAIQSKYRRAQSSQPDQDFLSSRLQPSQQQQKDSGIAVSQNAVQLGERFDSDLLLATKVRCGERDLESSLQMNRRLEQSAKDPFVNSKALGEIRKLLSQVEKVVSPGSSAASSASPAAPRLLSDDDIFLSLRKNTSRLQESSFSSFSATDPRTHSSLLWARSSSDSMLTSEKPRQSSIGRENLTSSWQPDYPSTQSLTTAPAAGTYKRLQDSAVSRGAGSSLVLSKSARRAEPEGCSAAPPDNKVPTQPAVIKPLPAVSTQQLTSTPTETAGVPEEEEKTSFGGPVQSSSSSPSLEDTDQGVMSDGSSDSSLAVRVAKLLQSESPATMVSSTPSITDQEENKAREWIKMKISGQQCEPLELDQEDRKRIEEIKRELLLKYPMKSQLSTDTESSAASSVRVPRGQDPPQPAETFTAHSDANNQLSQPVQGLSTNLSDSRLLLQSSLHPDLEAQVLEIAAREGVTLPRTNPRALTSITIATRKRSTSPSPSTSPAPPISPAPEPLHLTELSTGTVERPQAKRPAAQNEEDKTTREPESVFEPKSSLYTRKQSLNTQLMSGNQKRQDAVGCQFEEPPPPSQGLNREDVNAKEDNTPSFRRDDKLSIQDSSVSGSHGAEQTASSSTSGSPVRTGHVSHVHLTLSPKATDHNLAIAVHSSHADAVAGMPRREFVPLRHSPSAASSPDEGVGLSSPPEWYETPEPKRQQGHERVGASSLFKAAVPPGRKASTSKKTFTPCYRAEASQRPLTTESPAVPVLLPYKPRGSKELFYVPQAEADVSSTGPSDTTMESSHTGSDDAVPPRFSSEVLGHQDPGLDRGVTIRHTEGIYSKRLKTATFKMQAPGHRGASVIADKSSQTSLSQTPKTSSQVSLAFTRVPLSSNQESSKRDRGTSPLQFLHYNQPEPSRDRFQPVHEEVDEDDASHHLDQSPDPQQGGERDQQRRDPDVPHPASQQSNSSLDELWQKFCDRWTIEESRSTREASLLERLERLSRLIQNTRGTDMSESQDEEYHDPYSTKPRRGRRGEDATREEKRRDVREGKKSLHAEAGEWKVRGSRKFDEEPPAARQAWTQRTPEPLDQDSRTSSLSHSSSQSQHLCPADRDESETLSTLSGSMSTVDTARLIRVFGAHRVQHLKTSSSLSKLYDTINKQKDGREQRRGRNKESLSIITPSETIGTDEASVAADSASSTSTSSLPLHRGPTKTLAAKKAVKLVSKGIQTAGDLEIVSNGTRRHTRDVGTTFPSPRETRASRQISSSSTGVERGRGGRRSPSKIQSSEKQRKSKRSPSKPYPEGVSWFISADDVRSEARKENQQEEEESTWRPSTAWFEPYSRTHPWREPLRQRQSNFIHRAEPDPDLRTKTMSSGLSRVSLQEALEMRRPEFISRSTQRVKRLALQVEERKLQAVFTRERHDLFNQHGGPGRLLRPAGTALLRRAVPRKEMIQRSKLIYEKLPEVQRRREEERRKTEYRSYRLNAQLYNKRITNRVLGRQTAWQ, from the exons AGGGTGGTGGCGTCTCCTCAGTTGCCAGCAGATGAAGATGGCATTCAGTCTGTTGGACAGTCATCCATAAACCAACTGGGACCTCAAAGTCATCGCAGTGCAAGTCGGGACCAGAGGCAGTCCAAGCTGTCAAGAAATGACTCGGAGCTACAACAGCTGGAGAGACACTCTTTGGAGATGC AATTTCAGGACAGTAACTTGTCTCCGGCCCTTTTGCTGTTGCCTGTAAACGCTGGAATGGAACACAACTTCACTGAATATTCTTTATTCCAACAAAGTGACAATGAGTTTGCCCCTTTAAG GGCATACCCAGacatttccatggcaacagacagGTTTCACTTTCCACTCCAGGATGCTACTACTCAGGCGTCTGAGTGTGGCTCACTGTCCCAGCACCCTTTGGCTCAGGCAACTATCCTTTCTGAAGAAGGAGCAAGCCGCTGCTCTCTGTCCCAGCACAGTTTGTCACCAGGGGATGAAGGCAGACGAGAGGAAATAGTTCATTCCCGACTGATTGCCACCACTGACAGACAGGATGGACCATCCAGAGATGATGCAAGTAGCAAAGAGAAGGTCTCGGTGACACTTACTAACACTCTAGACAAGCTAGTAGGAAAGGCTGTAGAAGATGAGACCTTCTTTCTGAATAAGGATATTCCTGCCCAGCAGCTTCTGGAGATCCTTCAGAAAGATGTTGGGATGcctagcagcagtagtagtgcTGTTTCCTCTGCTTCTGAGACATCTGTGAAGAGCATCGCATCTTTTTCCAAAAACTCTAAAAGTAGCAAAGTCTGCAAACCAGGCATTGACCAAAGCATGGTTAGAAGAGAAGGTCCTCCAGGTGAAGCTTCTCTtccacaacaacagacaaaacaacctGACAGAGTTACAAACCCTGACCAATCAAGAACACTGTCATCTGAGGTCTGTAATATCACTGTGGGTTCCCGCAGCACTCAGCCTGATAACAGTAGTGAAGTGTTACACAGAGAGCTATTGTCTGAGGTAGAGAGGCGCAGCAGCCATGAAGCTGAATCTAAAAACCAACAGTGGAAAGGTCCTTCACCTGGTCAGTGTCTCACTCCATATCCCACGGAAACATCTGAAAGCAAGCCAAGTGTAACTCGAACAAATCTGGGTGGCATGCCATGGACAGGGCCGTTTTCAGCAGGGGTTGAACGGGTTCAGAGAGAGCAAGATCTTTGGTCCTCAGGTAACCAAACAGGGATTGATGGGTCCTACCTAGGTTTCCTTCCACAGTCTCAGTCCACGCCAGGGGTTTTTAAGGCCCCGTCCAAATCCAATGTCAAGGCTACATTTGGGCAACTTTCTGCCATAGAGTCCAGTAAAGAGAACTCCTATCAGTCAAGCACAGGGATCCCCTCACATCCAGCTGTTCCTGAGGCTGACGTCCATTGCCCAGACACAGCAAATCAGTGCCAAGAGGAACATACCTCTGCAAAAGTCCAGTCTCTTCCAAGTCTCAACTATCTGCAGAAAGTCGACGCTTGGAGGGCAAATCAGAGTTCTGGCAAAACGTCACTGTTTGATAGCCTGGCGTTGCAGGGATTTTCTGGTATCTCTCCCAAAAAGAAAGCTTATGATGCAGTATCTGACACCCTGAATCGCATCCTGAGTCAGCAGGCAAGGAATTTACAACAGCCTCCTGTTTCAAGTGCCTCCAATCAGAATGTCATACAGAGCTCCTCTACGGCTCCTTCTGGCTCCTCTTCCCAAAGAAGAGGGGAGGCAGTGGGCAGTGCGCCTAGTGACAAAGATAACACTGGGTCTGCAGCAAGACCCTCTGCCTCACCCTTTGGCAGGTCGCAGTCCCACTCCTCTCTTAGCACAGTTGTCATGTCGGTGCAGAAAGATCAGCAGACGAGACctgcagaaaaagagaagagtcAGACTCAGGATGATGTCCATCATCAGCCGAGTACCACAGCTCAACCCTTACCTCTCATAAGCCTTGGTCAGTTCAGTGATGTGTCAGTTGATAGAGACTTTACTCTTTCAAGTTCCCAAGATAGTTACAACAGTGGAATTAAATTGGGAGCTTCCATTGGAGCCTCTTCAGTCACCAGCCTTGAGGTTGATAATTATGCCCCATACTGGACTTCAAAACTGTCAACACCACCACCCCTGCCCAGACCGCGAGAGCTCAACATTGAAGAACGAATTCCG ttGTATCTCCATAATCTGGGTATTGACCAGTCTCCTTCAACAATCTTGACTCCATTTGCGCCCAGAGGGCCAATCAGAGAACCTGAATTCTCTCCTACTGATCTCTTTACAATTAAAGGATCCATTGGAACCTCAACCAAGAGCACTCAACCATCTGAAG GTGGCAGTCCTCATAAAGGAGAGTTTTCCAGGTCCAGTATTCTGTCAGTGGACTCCACTGGATCCATACCGTTTAGCCTGGACAGTCTTGCTCCGGCTGTATCCATCCCAGAGCACACCAAGCGGGCTTCTCCTTCTACTTCATCAGATACAGAAGCTATTCAGAGTAAATACAGACGGGCACAGTCCTCCCAGCCTGATCAAgacttcctctcctccagacTGCAACccagccagcagcagcaaaagGACAGTGGTATAGCCGTCAGCCAGAATGCTGTCCAGCTTGGAGAGAGGTTTGACTCTGACCTCTTGTTAGCTACTAAGGTGAGATGCGGGGAAAGAGACTTGGAGTCATCCTTGCAAATGAACCGTCGTTTGGAGCAAAGTGCAAAAGATCCTTTTGTTAACTCTAAGGCCTTGGGGGAGATCCGTAAACTACTCTCTCAGGTGGAGAAAGTGGTGTCTCCTGGGTCGTCCgcagcttcctctgcctcccctGCAGCGCCCCGCCTGCTGTCTGATGATGACATTTTCCTGTCATTGAGGAAGAACACCAGCAGACTCCAGGAGtcctcattctcctccttctctgcaACAGACCCCAGAACTCATTCCTCCTTGCTGTGGGCCAGGTCCTCGTCCGATTCCATGTTAACCTCAGAGAAACCAAGGCAAAGCTCTATAGGTCGAGAGAATCTGACCTCATCATGGCAACCTGATTATCCATCCACACAGTCTCTAACCACTGCACCTGCTGCAGGAACTTACAAAAGGCTACAAGACAGTGCTGTGAGTAGAGGTGCAGGGTCATCTCTTGTCCTTTCCAAATCAGCCCGGCGGGCTGAGCCTGAGGGCTGCAGCGCTGCACCTCCAGACAACAAAGTCCCAACGCAGCCAGCAGTCATCAAGCCTCTGCCAGCTGTGAGTACACAACAGCTCACCTCAACACCTACAGAGACAGCGGGTGtcccagaggaggaagaaaagacttCTTTTGGAGGTCCTGTACAGAGCAGTTCCTCATCACCCTCCCTGGAGGACACCGATCAGGGAGTGATGAGTGATGGAAGCAGTGACAGTTCACTGGCAGTCAGAGTGGCCAAGTTACTCCAGAGTGAATCTCCAGCCACTATGGTGTCCAGTACACCAAGCATCACTGACCAAGAGGAGAACAAAGCAAGAG AGTGGATTAAGATGAAGATATCTGGACAGCAGTGTGAACCTCTGGAGTTGGACCAAGAAGACAGAAAGCGAATTGAAGAGATCAAGAGAGAGCTGCTGTTAAAATACCCGATGAAG AGCCAGTTGAGCACAGATACAGAGAGCAGTGCAGCATCCAGTGTGAGAGTCCCGAGGGGGCAGGACCCACCTCAGCCTGCAGAGACATTCACCGCCCACAGTGATGCGAACAACCAGCTGTCACAGCCGGTGCAAGGCCTCAGCACAAACCTCTCAGATTCCCGTCTGCTGCTTCAAAGCTCTCTTCACCCAGATCTAGAAGCTCAAGTGCTGGAGATAGCTGCCAGAGAAGGAGTAACCCTCCCTAGAACAAACCCTCGGGCCCTCACATCCATCACCATCGCCACCCGCAAGCGCTCCACCTCACCCTCTCCTTCCACGTCGCCTGCTCCTCCCATCAGCCCAGCCCCAGAGCCTCTCCACCTGACCGAGCTCTCCACAGGAACAGTCGAACGTCCTCAGGCTAAAAGGCCCGCTGCTCAGAATGAAGAAGATAAGACAACAAGAGAGCCAGAATCAGTGTTTGAACCGAAGAGCAGTCTCTACACCAGAAAACAAAGTCTAAATACTCAGTTAATGTCAGGAAATCAGAAGAGACAAGATGCTGTGGGATGTCAGTTTGAAGAACCTCCTCCACCCTCACAGGGTTTGAATAGAGAGGATGTGAATGCAAAAGAAGACAACACACCGTCTTTTCGGAGAGATGATAAGTTATCCATTCAGGACAGCTCTGTTTCTGGTTCTCATGGAGCTGAGCAAACTGCAAGCTCATCCACATCTGGATCCCCCGTCAGGACAGGTCACGTCTCACATGTCCATCTCACCCTGTCCCCGAAAGCCACGGATCACAACTTGGCGATCGCTGTGCACTCAAGTCATGCTGATGCTGTTGCGGGGATGCCACGTAGAGAATTTGTTCCGCTCAGACACTCTCCATCTGCTGCCAGCAGTCCGGACGAAGGCGTTGGTTTGTCCAGTCCACCAGAGTGGTACGAGACCCCAGAGCCAAAAAGACAGCAGGGGCACGAAAGAGTGGGCGCCTCATCCctgtttaaagctgctgtacCTCCGGGGAGAAAGGCCTCCACATCCAAAAAAACCTTTACACCATGTTACAGAGCTGAAGCTTCTCAAAGACCCTTAACCACTGAATCACCAG CAGTGCCTGTCCTGCTGCCATATAAACCCCGGGGCAGCAAGGAGCTCTTCTACGTCCCTCAAGCAGAAGCTGACGTCTCCTCTACAGGCCCTTCGGACACCACCATGGAGAGCTCACACACAG GCTCGGACGACGCTGTGCCCCCACGCTTCAGCAGTGAGGTCCTCGGGCACCAGGACCCGGGGTTGGACCGTGGAGTCAccatcagacacacagaggggaTCTACAGCAAGAGGTTGAAAACAGCCACCTTCAAAATGCAAGCACCTGGACACAGAG GCGCCTCTGTGATAGCGGACAAAAGTTCACAAACAAGTCTGAGCCAAACTCCAAAGACGTCTTCTCAAGTATCCCTTGCCTTTACCAGAGTGCCTTTATCGAGCAACCAAGAATCCTCCAAGAGAGACCGTGGGACCAGCCCACTGCAGTTTCTTCATTATAATCAACCAGAGCCAAGTCGTGACAGATTTCAGCCAGTTCATGAGGAAGTGGATGAAGATGATGCGAGCCATCACCTGGACCAAAGCCCTGACCCTCAGCAAGGAGGAGAGCGTGACCAGCAGAGGAGGGACCCCGACGTCCCTCACCCTGCTTCCCAGCAGAGCAACAGCAGTCTGGACGAGCTGTGGCAGAAGTTCTGCGATCGGTGGACCATCGAAGAGTCCCGTTCAACAAGAGAGGCATCGCTGCTGGAGCGGCTAGAGCGCCTGTCTCGTCTTATTCAAAACACAAGGGGCACCGATATGTCAGAATCACAGGACGAGGAATATCATGATCCTTACAGCACAAAACCGAGgcgaggaaggagaggagaggatgctACAAGGGAAGAGAAAAGGCGGGATGTCAGAGAGGGTAAAAAGAGTTTACATGCTGAGGCCGGAGAGTGGAAAGTCAGAGGAAGTAGAAAATTTGATGAAGAACCTCCCGCTGCTCGTCAGGCCTGGACGCAGAGAACACCTGAACCTTTAGACCAGGACAGTCGCACCTCCAGCCTCTCCCACAGCTCCTCCCAGAGTCAGCACCTCTGTCCCGCAGACAGAGACGAGTCAGAGACTTTGTCCACCTTATCCGGCTCCATGTCCACCGTCGACACGGCCCGCTTGATCCGAGTCTTCGGCGCCCACAGAGTCCAGCACCTGAAAACCAGCTCCAGCCTCAGTAAACTTTACGACACGATCAACAAGCAGAAAGATgggagggagcagaggagagggagaaacaaagAATCTCTGTCCATCATCACACCATCAGAGACCATCGGCACTGATGAAGCCTCA GTTGCTGCTGATTCTGCATCTTCAACCAGCACTTCCTCCCTCCCACTGCATCGTGGACCCACCAAGACTCTGGCAGCGAAGAAGGCCGTTAAACTGGTCAGCAAAGGCATCCAGACAG caggTGACCTGGAGATTGTTAGTAACGGGACTCGACGCCACACCAGAGATGTTGGAACCACGTTCCCCTCGCCTCGTGAAACCAGAGCTTCGAGGCAGAtttcatcttcctccacaggtgtagagagaggaagaggagggcgGAGGAGCCCCTCTAAAATTCAGTCctcagaaaagcagagaaagagcAAGCGGAGCCCATCTAAGCCTTACCCTGAAG gcGTTTCTTGGTTCATCTCTGCTGACGACGTGAGATCGGAGGCAAGGAAGGAAAACcagcaagaggaggaagagtcgACGTGGAGGCCGAGCACCGCCTGGTTTGAACCGTATAGCAGAACACACCCGTGGAGAGAACCgctcagacagagacagtctAACTTCATACATCGTGCTGAACCTGATCCAGAtctgagaacaaaaacaatgtccTCTGGTCTGTCACGCGTCTCTCTccag GAGGCTTTGGAGATGCGCCGTCCAGAGTTCATCTCTCGGTCCACACAGAGGGTGAAGCGTCTGgctctgcaggtggaggagaggaagctaCAGGCCGTCTTCACCAGAGAGAGACACGATCTCTTCAACCAGCACGGAGGACCGGGGAGGCTGCTGAGGCCTGCAG GCACTGCTCTGCTCAGGAGAGCTGTTCCCAGGAAGGAGATGATCCAGAGATCCAAACT GATCTATGAGAAGCTTCcggaggtgcagaggaggagagaggaggaacgAAGGAAAACAGAGTACAGATCTTACCGGCTGAACGCCCAACTCTACAACAAG agAATCACCAACCGTGTCCTGGGCAGACAAACAGCATGGCAGTGA